One Coffea arabica cultivar ET-39 chromosome 5e, Coffea Arabica ET-39 HiFi, whole genome shotgun sequence DNA segment encodes these proteins:
- the LOC113687941 gene encoding protein STRUBBELIG-RECEPTOR FAMILY 3 isoform X1 codes for MSRKRSSAASWGIEIFLGLILIFAVRNSDAYTNPGDVAAINSLYIAMGSPTLPGWVASGGDPCGEAWQGVSCDNMNNIVSVKLNGANLGGELGDNLGAFTTITTIDLSNNNIGGSIPSNLPVTMQNFFLSDNKFSGNIPDSISSLTQLSAMSLNDNQLTGEIPDAFQGLAVLVNLDLSSNSLSGQLPSSVQNLSALSTLHLQNNQLSGTLNVLQDLHQLTDLNVENNQFSGPIPEQLLNIPKFKKDGNPFNNSIAQSPPPASSAKPPPAPPFFGAPTSVQAPPTSVQAPPTSGRTPGKQADGPSATAESNNKTTKKKSLTTKRVVWISIAAVLSFLILVLVLLLCLPRRFRQRRETHRIPKPHEIAPYVGNRENPRDNSSLDQPGHRQEKDSRVPVEMPKEELQTGKRTGGFIPKPQNVEADSKKMSAIPKRNDHEIDMSRFDIDLMSPPPPPPPPPPPPPPPPPPLPLVQEKVVVKPLNTTEDTTVKPTARHLPPTSVRSYTIAALQQYTNSFSQENLIGAGMLGAVYKAELPNGKLLAVKKLDKRVSNQQKDDEFLDLVNNLDRIRHANVVELMGYCAEHGQRLLVYEYCCNGSLQEALHSDDDIRNQLSWNARIRMALGAARALEYLHEICEPPIIHRNFKSANVLLDEELAVHVSECGLASLITSGAVSQLSGQLLTTYGYGAPEFESGVYTSKSDVYSFGVVMLELLTGRMSYDRTRTRGEQFLVRWAIPQLHDIDALSRMVDPSLNGRYPVKSLSHFADIISRCVQPEPEFRPPMSEVVQDLIEMIRRESPNRSDGN; via the exons ATGAGTAGGAAGAGATCTAGTGCTGCTTCCTGGGGGATAGAGATTTTTCTGGGGTTGATTTTGATATTTGCTGTCAGAAATTCAGATGCATACACCAACCCTGGGGATG TTGCGGCAATTAATAGTCTATACATTGCAATGGGATCACCCACTCTTCCCGGATGGGTTGCTAGTGGTGGAGACCCATGTGGTGAAGCTTGGCAAGGCGTCTCCTGTGACAACATGAACAACATAGTTTCAGT AAAACTCAATGGTGCTAATTTGGGAGGAGAACTGGGTGATAACTTAGGAGCATTTACTACAATTACTACAAT AGATCTGAGCAACAATAACATTGGAGGTAGTATTCCATCCAATCTACCAGTTACCATGCAGAACTT TTTTCTTTCAGATAACAAGTTTTCCGGAAATATTCCTGATTCTATATCCAGTCTAACACAGTTGTCAGCTAT GTCTCTGAACGACAACCAGTTAACTGGAGAAATACCTGATGCTTTCCAAGGACTTGCTGTTTTGGTCAACCT AGATTTGTCGAGTAACAGTTTGAGTGGGCAACTGCCATCATCAGTACAAAACTTATCTGCCCTAAGCACTCT CCATTTGCAAAACAATCAGCTTTCTGGAACTCTAAATGTTTTACAGGATCTTCATCAACTAACAGATTT AAATGTAGAGAATAATCAATTTTCAGGACCTATACCCGAACAGTTGTTGAACATTCCAAAATTTAA AAAAGATGGAAATCCATTCAACAACAGCATTGCTCAGTCCCCTCCACCTGCATCGTCAGCAAAACCACCTCCTGCACCGCCATTTTTTGGGGCACCAACTTCTGTGCAGGCACCACCAACTTCTGTGCAGGCACCACCAACTTCTGGACGAACCCCTGGAAAGCAGGCTGATGGACCATCTGCAACTGCAGAATCAAACAAtaaaacaacaaagaaaaaaagtttaACCACCAAAAGGGTTGTCTGGATTTCCATTGCAGCCGTGTTATCATTTTTAATATTGGTATTGGTGCTCCTCTTATGTCTGCCAAGGCGCTTTAGACAGAGGCGTGAAACACACAGAATCCCCAAGCCTCATGAAATAGCTCCATATGTAGGAAACAGAGAGAATCCTAGAGACAACAGTTCCTTGGACCAACCTGGTCATCGTCAAGAGAAAG ATTCGCGGGTGCCAGTTGAAATGCCAAAGGAAGAGCTTCAAACGGGCAAAAGAACAGGAGGTTTCATTCCAAAGCCACAAAATGTGGAGGCAGATTCAAAAAAGATGAGTGCAATTCCAAAGAGAAATGATCATGAGATAGACATGAGTAGATTTGATATTGACTTGATGTCACCACCGCccccaccacctccaccaccgccacctccacctccacctccgCCACCGCTGCCTCTTGTTCAGGAGAAGGTTGTTGTAAAGCCGCTTAACACAACTGAAGATACAACAGTGAAGCCTACTGCCAGACATCTTCCACCAACTTCCGTGAGGTCATATACAATCGCAGCTCTTCAGCAATATACAAATAGTTTTTCTCAAGAAAATCTCATTGGAGCTGGAATGCTGGGGGCTGTGTATAAGGCTGAGCTTCCTAATGGGAAG TTGCTTGCTGTCAAGAAACTGGACAAAAGGGTTTCTAATCAACAAAAGGATGATGAGTTTTTGGACCTGGTTAACAATCTTGACAGAATTCGTCATGCTAATGTTGTTGAACTCATGGGTTACTGTGCGGAACATGGTCAAAGACTTCTGGTTTATGAGTACTGCTGCAATGGATCACTGCAGGAAGCTTTGCACTCTGATGATGATATTAGAAATCAACTTTCATGGAATGCCCGGATCAGAATGGCTCTTGGTGCTGCAAGAGCTCTAGA GTATCTGCATGAGATCTGTGAGCCACCTATCATTCACAGGAACTTCAAGTCTGCCAATGTTCTTCTTGACGAGGAGCTAGCTGTGCATGTTTCCGAATGTGGTTTGGCTTCTTTAATAACATCGGGAGCTGTTAGTCAG TTGTCAGGACAACTTCTTACTACATATGGATACGGTGCCCCAGAATTTGAGTCAGGAGTTTATACTTCCAAAAGCGATGTTTACAGCTTCGGGGTTGTGATGCTGGAACTCTTGACTGGTCGAATGTCATATGACAG GACAAGGACTCGAGGAGAACAATTTTTGGTCAGATGGGCTATTCCACAGCTTCATGATATTGATGCCTTATCAAGGATGGTTGATCCTTCTCTGAATGGAAGATATCCTGTTAAATCTTTATCTCACTTTGCTGACATTATTTCACGCTGTGTCCAG CCGGAGCCAGAGTTTAGGCCTCCAATGTCTGAAGTTGTGCAGGATCTCATAGAAATGATACGGAGGGAATCTCCAAACAGATCAGATGGCAACTGA
- the LOC113687941 gene encoding protein STRUBBELIG-RECEPTOR FAMILY 3 isoform X3, whose translation MSLNDNQLTGEIPDAFQGLAVLVNLDLSSNSLSGQLPSSVQNLSALSTLHLQNNQLSGTLNVLQDLHQLTDLNVENNQFSGPIPEQLLNIPKFKKDGNPFNNSIAQSPPPASSAKPPPAPPFFGAPTSVQAPPTSVQAPPTSGRTPGKQADGPSATAESNNKTTKKKSLTTKRVVWISIAAVLSFLILVLVLLLCLPRRFRQRRETHRIPKPHEIAPYVGNRENPRDNSSLDQPGHRQEKDSRVPVEMPKEELQTGKRTGGFIPKPQNVEADSKKMSAIPKRNDHEIDMSRFDIDLMSPPPPPPPPPPPPPPPPPPLPLVQEKVVVKPLNTTEDTTVKPTARHLPPTSVRSYTIAALQQYTNSFSQENLIGAGMLGAVYKAELPNGKLLAVKKLDKRVSNQQKDDEFLDLVNNLDRIRHANVVELMGYCAEHGQRLLVYEYCCNGSLQEALHSDDDIRNQLSWNARIRMALGAARALEYLHEICEPPIIHRNFKSANVLLDEELAVHVSECGLASLITSGAVSQLSGQLLTTYGYGAPEFESGVYTSKSDVYSFGVVMLELLTGRMSYDRTRTRGEQFLVRWAIPQLHDIDALSRMVDPSLNGRYPVKSLSHFADIISRCVQPEPEFRPPMSEVVQDLIEMIRRESPNRSDGN comes from the exons AT GTCTCTGAACGACAACCAGTTAACTGGAGAAATACCTGATGCTTTCCAAGGACTTGCTGTTTTGGTCAACCT AGATTTGTCGAGTAACAGTTTGAGTGGGCAACTGCCATCATCAGTACAAAACTTATCTGCCCTAAGCACTCT CCATTTGCAAAACAATCAGCTTTCTGGAACTCTAAATGTTTTACAGGATCTTCATCAACTAACAGATTT AAATGTAGAGAATAATCAATTTTCAGGACCTATACCCGAACAGTTGTTGAACATTCCAAAATTTAA AAAAGATGGAAATCCATTCAACAACAGCATTGCTCAGTCCCCTCCACCTGCATCGTCAGCAAAACCACCTCCTGCACCGCCATTTTTTGGGGCACCAACTTCTGTGCAGGCACCACCAACTTCTGTGCAGGCACCACCAACTTCTGGACGAACCCCTGGAAAGCAGGCTGATGGACCATCTGCAACTGCAGAATCAAACAAtaaaacaacaaagaaaaaaagtttaACCACCAAAAGGGTTGTCTGGATTTCCATTGCAGCCGTGTTATCATTTTTAATATTGGTATTGGTGCTCCTCTTATGTCTGCCAAGGCGCTTTAGACAGAGGCGTGAAACACACAGAATCCCCAAGCCTCATGAAATAGCTCCATATGTAGGAAACAGAGAGAATCCTAGAGACAACAGTTCCTTGGACCAACCTGGTCATCGTCAAGAGAAAG ATTCGCGGGTGCCAGTTGAAATGCCAAAGGAAGAGCTTCAAACGGGCAAAAGAACAGGAGGTTTCATTCCAAAGCCACAAAATGTGGAGGCAGATTCAAAAAAGATGAGTGCAATTCCAAAGAGAAATGATCATGAGATAGACATGAGTAGATTTGATATTGACTTGATGTCACCACCGCccccaccacctccaccaccgccacctccacctccacctccgCCACCGCTGCCTCTTGTTCAGGAGAAGGTTGTTGTAAAGCCGCTTAACACAACTGAAGATACAACAGTGAAGCCTACTGCCAGACATCTTCCACCAACTTCCGTGAGGTCATATACAATCGCAGCTCTTCAGCAATATACAAATAGTTTTTCTCAAGAAAATCTCATTGGAGCTGGAATGCTGGGGGCTGTGTATAAGGCTGAGCTTCCTAATGGGAAG TTGCTTGCTGTCAAGAAACTGGACAAAAGGGTTTCTAATCAACAAAAGGATGATGAGTTTTTGGACCTGGTTAACAATCTTGACAGAATTCGTCATGCTAATGTTGTTGAACTCATGGGTTACTGTGCGGAACATGGTCAAAGACTTCTGGTTTATGAGTACTGCTGCAATGGATCACTGCAGGAAGCTTTGCACTCTGATGATGATATTAGAAATCAACTTTCATGGAATGCCCGGATCAGAATGGCTCTTGGTGCTGCAAGAGCTCTAGA GTATCTGCATGAGATCTGTGAGCCACCTATCATTCACAGGAACTTCAAGTCTGCCAATGTTCTTCTTGACGAGGAGCTAGCTGTGCATGTTTCCGAATGTGGTTTGGCTTCTTTAATAACATCGGGAGCTGTTAGTCAG TTGTCAGGACAACTTCTTACTACATATGGATACGGTGCCCCAGAATTTGAGTCAGGAGTTTATACTTCCAAAAGCGATGTTTACAGCTTCGGGGTTGTGATGCTGGAACTCTTGACTGGTCGAATGTCATATGACAG GACAAGGACTCGAGGAGAACAATTTTTGGTCAGATGGGCTATTCCACAGCTTCATGATATTGATGCCTTATCAAGGATGGTTGATCCTTCTCTGAATGGAAGATATCCTGTTAAATCTTTATCTCACTTTGCTGACATTATTTCACGCTGTGTCCAG CCGGAGCCAGAGTTTAGGCCTCCAATGTCTGAAGTTGTGCAGGATCTCATAGAAATGATACGGAGGGAATCTCCAAACAGATCAGATGGCAACTGA
- the LOC113687941 gene encoding protein STRUBBELIG-RECEPTOR FAMILY 3 isoform X2, whose amino-acid sequence MQNFFLSDNKFSGNIPDSISSLTQLSAMSLNDNQLTGEIPDAFQGLAVLVNLDLSSNSLSGQLPSSVQNLSALSTLHLQNNQLSGTLNVLQDLHQLTDLNVENNQFSGPIPEQLLNIPKFKKDGNPFNNSIAQSPPPASSAKPPPAPPFFGAPTSVQAPPTSVQAPPTSGRTPGKQADGPSATAESNNKTTKKKSLTTKRVVWISIAAVLSFLILVLVLLLCLPRRFRQRRETHRIPKPHEIAPYVGNRENPRDNSSLDQPGHRQEKDSRVPVEMPKEELQTGKRTGGFIPKPQNVEADSKKMSAIPKRNDHEIDMSRFDIDLMSPPPPPPPPPPPPPPPPPPLPLVQEKVVVKPLNTTEDTTVKPTARHLPPTSVRSYTIAALQQYTNSFSQENLIGAGMLGAVYKAELPNGKLLAVKKLDKRVSNQQKDDEFLDLVNNLDRIRHANVVELMGYCAEHGQRLLVYEYCCNGSLQEALHSDDDIRNQLSWNARIRMALGAARALEYLHEICEPPIIHRNFKSANVLLDEELAVHVSECGLASLITSGAVSQLSGQLLTTYGYGAPEFESGVYTSKSDVYSFGVVMLELLTGRMSYDRTRTRGEQFLVRWAIPQLHDIDALSRMVDPSLNGRYPVKSLSHFADIISRCVQPEPEFRPPMSEVVQDLIEMIRRESPNRSDGN is encoded by the exons ATGCAGAACTT TTTTCTTTCAGATAACAAGTTTTCCGGAAATATTCCTGATTCTATATCCAGTCTAACACAGTTGTCAGCTAT GTCTCTGAACGACAACCAGTTAACTGGAGAAATACCTGATGCTTTCCAAGGACTTGCTGTTTTGGTCAACCT AGATTTGTCGAGTAACAGTTTGAGTGGGCAACTGCCATCATCAGTACAAAACTTATCTGCCCTAAGCACTCT CCATTTGCAAAACAATCAGCTTTCTGGAACTCTAAATGTTTTACAGGATCTTCATCAACTAACAGATTT AAATGTAGAGAATAATCAATTTTCAGGACCTATACCCGAACAGTTGTTGAACATTCCAAAATTTAA AAAAGATGGAAATCCATTCAACAACAGCATTGCTCAGTCCCCTCCACCTGCATCGTCAGCAAAACCACCTCCTGCACCGCCATTTTTTGGGGCACCAACTTCTGTGCAGGCACCACCAACTTCTGTGCAGGCACCACCAACTTCTGGACGAACCCCTGGAAAGCAGGCTGATGGACCATCTGCAACTGCAGAATCAAACAAtaaaacaacaaagaaaaaaagtttaACCACCAAAAGGGTTGTCTGGATTTCCATTGCAGCCGTGTTATCATTTTTAATATTGGTATTGGTGCTCCTCTTATGTCTGCCAAGGCGCTTTAGACAGAGGCGTGAAACACACAGAATCCCCAAGCCTCATGAAATAGCTCCATATGTAGGAAACAGAGAGAATCCTAGAGACAACAGTTCCTTGGACCAACCTGGTCATCGTCAAGAGAAAG ATTCGCGGGTGCCAGTTGAAATGCCAAAGGAAGAGCTTCAAACGGGCAAAAGAACAGGAGGTTTCATTCCAAAGCCACAAAATGTGGAGGCAGATTCAAAAAAGATGAGTGCAATTCCAAAGAGAAATGATCATGAGATAGACATGAGTAGATTTGATATTGACTTGATGTCACCACCGCccccaccacctccaccaccgccacctccacctccacctccgCCACCGCTGCCTCTTGTTCAGGAGAAGGTTGTTGTAAAGCCGCTTAACACAACTGAAGATACAACAGTGAAGCCTACTGCCAGACATCTTCCACCAACTTCCGTGAGGTCATATACAATCGCAGCTCTTCAGCAATATACAAATAGTTTTTCTCAAGAAAATCTCATTGGAGCTGGAATGCTGGGGGCTGTGTATAAGGCTGAGCTTCCTAATGGGAAG TTGCTTGCTGTCAAGAAACTGGACAAAAGGGTTTCTAATCAACAAAAGGATGATGAGTTTTTGGACCTGGTTAACAATCTTGACAGAATTCGTCATGCTAATGTTGTTGAACTCATGGGTTACTGTGCGGAACATGGTCAAAGACTTCTGGTTTATGAGTACTGCTGCAATGGATCACTGCAGGAAGCTTTGCACTCTGATGATGATATTAGAAATCAACTTTCATGGAATGCCCGGATCAGAATGGCTCTTGGTGCTGCAAGAGCTCTAGA GTATCTGCATGAGATCTGTGAGCCACCTATCATTCACAGGAACTTCAAGTCTGCCAATGTTCTTCTTGACGAGGAGCTAGCTGTGCATGTTTCCGAATGTGGTTTGGCTTCTTTAATAACATCGGGAGCTGTTAGTCAG TTGTCAGGACAACTTCTTACTACATATGGATACGGTGCCCCAGAATTTGAGTCAGGAGTTTATACTTCCAAAAGCGATGTTTACAGCTTCGGGGTTGTGATGCTGGAACTCTTGACTGGTCGAATGTCATATGACAG GACAAGGACTCGAGGAGAACAATTTTTGGTCAGATGGGCTATTCCACAGCTTCATGATATTGATGCCTTATCAAGGATGGTTGATCCTTCTCTGAATGGAAGATATCCTGTTAAATCTTTATCTCACTTTGCTGACATTATTTCACGCTGTGTCCAG CCGGAGCCAGAGTTTAGGCCTCCAATGTCTGAAGTTGTGCAGGATCTCATAGAAATGATACGGAGGGAATCTCCAAACAGATCAGATGGCAACTGA